Within the Coraliomargarita parva genome, the region GAATTGGTGCTTGGGGCGGATCTGTACCCCGTTGATTGTCTCCCCGTAGACGCGGTTGGCTTCGCGTCCAACGGTATAGCTGACGCCGGCTTTGCCCAGCAAGTCACCTTCGTAGGTGCAGTCCATGAAGTAGCGTCCGCGCGCAAGCAGGCCGCCGAGCATTTCAACGGCGACGATCTTACCGGCGTCGAGTTCGACCCGCTTCAGGAATTGCCTGTGCAGGACCGTGATCCGGGCATTGCTGGCATAGCAGTCAATCACAGCCTGGGCGGCTTTGGGCTCAAAGGTCCATGCCGGCCCCTCAAGTCCGTAGTGTGCCCCGAGATCCTCGTAGAACCGGCGGGACATTCCCCCGATCACGCCTTTCTTGCCGAAATCCGTCCAGCCCAGGCCTCCGGTGGTCATACCGCCCAGCACTTGGGCGGGGTTTAGGATCAAGACCGAGCGTCCACGCTCGGCGAGCGCCTTGGCGGCCACCACCCCGGCCGCGGTGCCGCCGTAGATGACGACGTCCGCCCACAGTTCGCGCGGGTCGTTTTCGATCCATTCCGGTTTGAAATAGTGGGGGTGATGCTGGCTGGACATGTTGAGCAATAAGTGAGGGGCTTCGTGCGTAGACTGAAATCTGTATGACGCAAAAAAGACCTCCACCCTAGCAAGTAAAGTGGAGGTCGCGAGAGATGATTTTCGAAACTAGTTGCCTGGACGCCGGCGGCGGATGGCCAGCACGCAAAGCGCGGACGCGCCCATCATCAAGAGCCCGGTCATAGCGGGTTCTGGGATCGCGGAGACGGTTCCGAGCAAGGTCAGGTTGTCATGGCGGAGGGAGGAACTCGACGAGGCGCCACCGTAGGCGTAGAGTCGGAATGTGAGATCGGAGGAAATGTTTTGGAAAGCCGCGTCGCTCAGGTCGATGCTGTACTCGGCGAAGGTTGTTGTCGGATTTACAGATCCGACGTCGGCGATGAAGCCGTCCAAGCTGGTGCGTACAAACCAGTCGCTGGCGCTGCCCGGGTCATTGCTGCGTTGCAGGGCGACAGTCAACTCGGTCAGGCTCAGTTCAACGTCGGTGCCGAGTTCGATTGTGAATTCGAGGTAGTCGCCAGCCGTAACCGCGTCGGCGGCTGAGCTTTCCGTCAAATCTTGCGGTGCCAAGGATCGGCTACCGCCAAAGCTGGTGCCCGAAAAGACCGGGGTGGCTGGATTTAGCCCGCCGCCCCATGTTACTGCAGAGGCGATCGTGTTGGCTTCCGAGTCGGACGAGGTGAATACATTTTCAAACCCGTAGAAGGCGATCGTGTCCGCATGTGTGGCGACGGCCGAAGCGGTGAGGGCGAGTGCGCAGAGAATGATTTTTTGATAGTTTTTCATATTTTTTGGGGGAGAGGTTTTGAGGATATCAGCTTCTTCCGTCTGTGCGGCATCGGCAATGCGGAACGCTTCTCGAATTTGCATATAAAGTTTATTATTTGGGACATTGCCTGGGCGCGACTCTTGGGTCTTTTGCGTGCGATCAGAGCGCGAATCCGTCTTTATTTCGGGCTCAACCACGACTTGCGTGTTCAGTTGCATCTCTCTCGAATTCCATTAATATGTAGCCTACCCGATTCATTCAAAATCATCATGAAGAAGCTCATCGTCTCCTCGGCTCTGTTTGCTGCATTGTCGTTCGCTTTCAACTTATCAGCTCAAACTTTACTGTCCCAATATACGCTGGACGGAATCGCAACGGATAGCGGTAGCGTGGGGGCGGATGGCGCCCTCTTTGGCGCTGCGTCTTATATCAATAATGCGCCTGGAATTTACAGCCAGTCGCTGGATGTTACCGGTGCGGCAAATAGCTATTTGGAGGCAAATGTCGGGAATGCCTACGAAGGCCTGACTCAAATGACAGTGACCGTGTGGGTCAACCTGCAGGGGACACCCTCGTCGAATGACCGCCTGGTATCTAATTTGACCACTTCGGATGGTGGTTCGACCTACGACGGGTTTGATCTGAGAATCAGTAATAGTAACAACCCGTCGTCGTTTCAGGCGAATTTCAACGTAGATGCCGCAACCGGTCCGGCAGCTTCGACCAGCAGTTACAACGCAAACAATACTTGGTCGTTTATTGCAGTTGTTTACGATGGTACGCTTGGTTCGAATCAGGTGTCCTTCTACTCCGGCAGCGAGAGTGCCAACGTAGGTTACCTTAACAGTAGTACTGAGGGCGGTGGCGGCTTGGACCTGAGTTCCATTCTGCGTATTGGTTCGACTGCGGCCTCCGGTTCAGATCGTACGCCGCCTGCTTACTTTAGCGATGTGCGTGTCTATGATGGTTTGCTGGATCTAGGTCAGCTGGAGTCCGTGCGCAGCAGTGCAATCCCAGAACCTGCCAGTGTGGCGCTCGTATTCGGGAGTTGCGTCTTCTTGTACGGACTTTTCCGCCGGAGACGCTTCTAGTCAGTCAGAGGTGGGGCGCTTTGTATTCAGTCTTGCCGGGTTGTAGCTAAAGTTTATGTTTTACGACATCGTGCCCGTTGATGTCGAACATTCCAAACTTGCGATTCCGTTGTCCGACTGGGCCAGTCTGACTTGTTCGTTGATCTGGATTTACGACGACGAAGTGCCAGCTTTCGGCTATCATCGGGAGGTTGTCGCGAATCAGGAAAGCGTGGTCTGGTTGATCCGCGATGGGGCAGCTCAAGTGCGTAGTGCGGGGAAGGAATGGAATTTGAGGGCGGGGGATTGGTTCTTTCTTCCGGATCACGACTACTGGCAGGATTTTTCCCCTCAGGCCCGTTTGCTCTCGATCCGTTTCAAGGCCAACTGGATTACCGGGGTGCCTCTATTCCGGCATGGCGACGGTTTCAGTTTGAAAGCGGAAGCGCATCACCGTCTGGAAACCGTGGCGGTGGCCCTGAACCGTTTTTTCAAACGGACGTTGCCACGGACGGACGGCTATCTGCGGGCGACTTCGGCGACGACGGACCAGTACCTGCATTTGCAGCAGCGCTTGATGACGTGGTTGCAGGTCTATGCGGAAACGCTCATGTCCGTGGGGCTTCAGCCGACGCGCTTGAGTCCGGTTGACCCTCGCATGCTACGTGTGGCACGGGATCTCGATAACTGGCCGTTGTCGGTCCCTCTGGATGAAGTTCAGCTGGCAGCACAGGCGAATCTCGGAGATCGGCAACTTTCCCGTCTATTCCAGCAGGAATTCGGGATGACTCCGAGCCGGTATTTTAACGGTCGCAAACTGAAATCCGCCCGAAGCGCCTTGGAGGCGCATGAAAGGAACATCAAGGAGATCGCGTACTCGCTCGGCTTTAAGTCGCTTTCCCACTTCTCGACCTGGTTCCGGAAGCAAACCGGTCGGTCTCCTCGTGCGTATCGAAAAAATCACTACGAATATCACCCTCGTGGGCGCCCGGTCTCGGCGGAGAAGGGCTAGTGCGAATCTATTACTGGCGATGCCTAGTAGCCGTCGCCTCCGTACATCGGTCCCCGGCAGGCGGCCGGATTGTTGCGGCGCAATTGCACCGGATCAATCTCGACCGGTCGGGAAACGAAAGCCCCGTCTTCGATTAACGGACTGCCGTTCTTTTCGAGGTAAGTGGCCAGAGCGGCCTTGAGTTCGGATTGCATGGCCGCATACGTGTCTTTGCCCGCGAGATTGCGAATGTCGTCCGGGTCCTGCTTGGTGTTGAATAGTTGCTCGATGCCGCCGGTCGCATAATAGACATACTTGAAGCCGTTTCCGACCGCCATGGCGCTTTCCGGGGTTTCCCCGAAGATATACTTGCGCTCCAGCGGGCGCAGCAGGGAACGGCCGTCCGATTGCGGGTCGGTTTCGACTCCGGCCAGGTCCAGAAAAGTGGGGCAGAGGTCGGCGGTCAGGACCGGGGTGCCGGAGGCGTTGGCTTCGAGGCGATCCCTCGCCTCGGCGGGGAGGCGCAGGATGAAAGGGACCCTCGCTGCCGATTCGAGGAAGCAATGCTTGGCGAAAATGCCATGATCGCCCAGGCATTCCCCGTGGTCGGAGGTAAAGGCGATCGCAGTGTCGCGGTCGAGTCCCTGTGATTTGAGGGCCCCGAAGAAACGGCCGAGCTGGTAGTCGATCTGCGACATTTGTCCGTAGTAGCGCCGTCTTGCTTCACGGATCGCTTCGGGCTGCAGGTAGTCGCATTTCGACATGTATCGCCTGGCGGTGAAAGTTGCGGGATAGCCGTCCTCACGCCAGTCGCCGATGGCCGGATCGGGGATCGTGAAATTGTCATACATCCGGTCGTAGGGGGGCGGGGGATCGAAGGGGCTGTGCGGGGCTTCGAAAATGATGAAGAGGAAAAAGGGCTGCTCCGGATCGCGCTGTTCCAGGTAACGGATGGCCTGATCGACGATCCAGGTGGTATGGTAGTAGCGTTCCTCGGTGGTGGCTGCCGTCGGATAGACTTCATTGCCTCCCAAGCCATGACCGCGGAAGGTGCCGCCCTGGCCTACATCCTCCAGCCACCAGAGGTAATCGTCGGGGTGCAGGCTGACGTGTTCGAAGCCGTAACGGGCGCGGTGCGCCGCGAAGTGCATTTTCCCGATGGCCTTGGTCTGGTAGCCCGCTTCACGGGCGAGTCGGGCCGGCAGGGTTTGAGATGAGACGATCTGGGGGGCCGTGCGTTCGTTGAAGTTCTTGACACAGCGGAGCTGCGAGCCGCTTTGGCCGGTCAACATCGTCATGCGCTGGGGCATACAAATGGGGCAGTCCGCATAGGCATGGGGGAAATGGACGCCTTCCCCCGCGAGTTGATTCAAGTGCGGGGTCATGACCGGATGCTGGTTCCGGTAGAGACCGAGGCAGTCGCCACGCCATTGGTCGGCAACGATGTAGATCAGATTGTGAGGTTTGGACATGGGATAAACCGGTTTTCCTAAGTGTACCCATTCTTCGTGCCCGGGCTACATTTGCCGAGCATACATGCATGTGTTCCAGCTCGAAAAACTTGTAAAATTTAAAGATATATGATCTGTAAAATGAATATCTTTTTCTACTCGAGAAGCAAATACCCAATGGAATGCCTGCATTATTCGAACTGGTGTGACTTGGATTCGAAGCTGCTTTGGATCTATGAGGGGGCTCCCGTGCTCAGTCGGGGCCGCTTTCGGAACCAGTTCCTTTCTGCCT harbors:
- a CDS encoding PEP-CTERM sorting domain-containing protein — its product is MKNYQKIILCALALTASAVATHADTIAFYGFENVFTSSDSEANTIASAVTWGGGLNPATPVFSGTSFGGSRSLAPQDLTESSAADAVTAGDYLEFTIELGTDVELSLTELTVALQRSNDPGSASDWFVRTSLDGFIADVGSVNPTTTFAEYSIDLSDAAFQNISSDLTFRLYAYGGASSSSSLRHDNLTLLGTVSAIPEPAMTGLLMMGASALCVLAIRRRRPGN
- a CDS encoding LamG-like jellyroll fold domain-containing protein; the protein is MKKLIVSSALFAALSFAFNLSAQTLLSQYTLDGIATDSGSVGADGALFGAASYINNAPGIYSQSLDVTGAANSYLEANVGNAYEGLTQMTVTVWVNLQGTPSSNDRLVSNLTTSDGGSTYDGFDLRISNSNNPSSFQANFNVDAATGPAASTSSYNANNTWSFIAVVYDGTLGSNQVSFYSGSESANVGYLNSSTEGGGGLDLSSILRIGSTAASGSDRTPPAYFSDVRVYDGLLDLGQLESVRSSAIPEPASVALVFGSCVFLYGLFRRRRF
- a CDS encoding helix-turn-helix transcriptional regulator, whose amino-acid sequence is MFYDIVPVDVEHSKLAIPLSDWASLTCSLIWIYDDEVPAFGYHREVVANQESVVWLIRDGAAQVRSAGKEWNLRAGDWFFLPDHDYWQDFSPQARLLSIRFKANWITGVPLFRHGDGFSLKAEAHHRLETVAVALNRFFKRTLPRTDGYLRATSATTDQYLHLQQRLMTWLQVYAETLMSVGLQPTRLSPVDPRMLRVARDLDNWPLSVPLDEVQLAAQANLGDRQLSRLFQQEFGMTPSRYFNGRKLKSARSALEAHERNIKEIAYSLGFKSLSHFSTWFRKQTGRSPRAYRKNHYEYHPRGRPVSAEKG
- a CDS encoding sulfatase-like hydrolase/transferase: MSKPHNLIYIVADQWRGDCLGLYRNQHPVMTPHLNQLAGEGVHFPHAYADCPICMPQRMTMLTGQSGSQLRCVKNFNERTAPQIVSSQTLPARLAREAGYQTKAIGKMHFAAHRARYGFEHVSLHPDDYLWWLEDVGQGGTFRGHGLGGNEVYPTAATTEERYYHTTWIVDQAIRYLEQRDPEQPFFLFIIFEAPHSPFDPPPPYDRMYDNFTIPDPAIGDWREDGYPATFTARRYMSKCDYLQPEAIREARRRYYGQMSQIDYQLGRFFGALKSQGLDRDTAIAFTSDHGECLGDHGIFAKHCFLESAARVPFILRLPAEARDRLEANASGTPVLTADLCPTFLDLAGVETDPQSDGRSLLRPLERKYIFGETPESAMAVGNGFKYVYYATGGIEQLFNTKQDPDDIRNLAGKDTYAAMQSELKAALATYLEKNGSPLIEDGAFVSRPVEIDPVQLRRNNPAACRGPMYGGDGY